The bacterium genome includes the window TTTCCGCACGACAGATGTGACGGGGATACTGAATCTGCCCGAGGGAGTCGAGATGGTGATTCCGGGAGACAGTATCGAAATCTATGGTGAGCTGATTACCCCGATTGCTATGAACG containing:
- the tuf gene encoding elongation factor Tu (EF-Tu; promotes GTP-dependent binding of aminoacyl-tRNA to the A-site of ribosomes during protein biosynthesis; when the tRNA anticodon matches the mRNA codon, GTP hydrolysis results; the inactive EF-Tu-GDP leaves the ribosome and release of GDP is promoted by elongation factor Ts; many prokaryotes have two copies of the gene encoding EF-Tu) — translated: FRTTDVTGILNLPEGVEMVIPGDSIEIYGELITPIAMNEGLRFAIREGGRTIGAGVVTQIIE